Proteins encoded in a region of the Bicyclus anynana chromosome 9, ilBicAnyn1.1, whole genome shotgun sequence genome:
- the LOC112043681 gene encoding serine/threonine-protein kinase grp — protein MAAGGEFVDGWVVAQVLGEGAYGEVRLLVHAASGASVALKAVRAGAGEAEAREAALHRALRHPHVLRCLGARRHGALHYLFLEFAQGGELFDRIEPDRGMPAPLARRLARQLLAGLRYLHARGVAHRDLKPENLLLDAHDRLKISDFGLATLFRVRARERLLARVCGTLPYAAPEVLTAPARPYRAPPADVWAAALVLLAMLAGELPWERAAADDARFAAWRAGDAAAGVWRKAGAALPLLRAALCADPARRASLDAVLAHRWLAADAPDAPADGHHWSSQPLPAGAGAACPALSAADMDAALSYSQPAHADDLLLTPADAPAAGARAPLVRRLTRVWLRCDARAALDALAAVLTAQRCAWRRLHPSIVAIECGGGLCMRAWALPVAARGGEARALLEFRRSRGCGLAFKRRYERLRDALLAAAPPAPPPPHAHALLAPLHALAPRAPDPMDTMGTSSDDLMN, from the exons ATGGCGGCGGGCGGCGAGTTCGTGGACGGCTGGGTGGTGGCGCAGGTGCTGGGCGAGGGCGCCTACGGAGA GGTGCGGCTGCTCGTGCACGCGGCCAGCGGCGCCAGCGTGGCGCTGAAGGCGGtgcgcgcgggcgcgggcgaggCGGAGGCGCGCGAGGCGGCGCTGCACCGCGCGCTGCGCCACCCGCACGTGCTGCGCTGCCTGGGCGCGCGGCGCCACGGCGCGCTGCACTACCTGTTCCTGGAGTTCGCGCAGGGCGGCGAGCTGTTCGACCGCATCGAGCCCGACCGCGGCATGCCGGCGCCGCTGGCCCGGCGCCTGGCGCGCCAGCTGCTGGCCGGCCTGCGCTACCTGCACGCGCGCGGCGTGGCGCACCGCGACCTCAAGCCCGAGAACCTGCTGCTGGACGCGCACGACCGCCTCAAGATCTCCGACTTCGGCCTCGCCACGCTGTTCCGCGTGCGCGCGCGCGAGCGGCTGCTGGCGCGCGTGTGCGGCACGCTGCCGTACGCCGCGCCCGAGGTGCTGACGGCGCCCGCGCGGCCCtaccgcgcgccgcccgccgacgTGTGGGCCGCGGCGCTGGTGCTGCTCGCCATGCTGGCCGGCG AGCTGCCGTGGgagcgcgccgccgccgacgACGCGCGCTTCGCCGCGTGGCGCGCCGGCGACGCGGCGGCCGGCGTGTGGCGCAAGGCGGGCGCCGCGCTGCCGCTGCTGCGCGCCGCGCTGTGCGCCGACCCCGCGCGCCGCGCCTCGCTCGACGCCGTGCTGGCGCACCGCTGGCTCGCCGCCGACGCGCCCGACG CGCCGGCGGACGGCCACCACTGGAGCTCGCAGCCGCTGCCGGCCGGCGCGGGCGCCGCGTGCCCTGCGCTCAGCGCCGCCGACATGGACGCCGCGCTCAGCTACTCGCAGCCGGCGCACGCCGACGACCTGCTGCTCACGCCGGCCGACGCGCCCGCcgccggcgcgcgcgcgccgctcgtGCGCCGCCTCACGCGCGTGTGGCTGCGCTGCGACGCGCGCGCCGCGCTCGACGCGCTGGCCGCCGTGCTCACGGCGCAGCGCTGCGCCTGGCGCCGCCTGCACCCCAGCATCGTGGCCATCGAGTGCGGCGGCGGGCTGTGCATGCGCGCCTGGGCGCTGCCggtggcggcgcgcggcggcgagGCGCGCGCGCTGCTGGAGTTCCGGCGCTCGCGCGGCTGCGGGCTCGCCTTCAAGCGCCGCTACGAGCgcctgcgcgacgcgctgctggccgccgcgccgcccgcgccgccgccgccgcacgcGCACGCGCTGCTGGCGCCGCTGCACGCgctggcgccgcgcgcgcccgaCCCCATGGACACCATGGGGACGAGCAGCGATGATCTGATGAATTGa
- the LOC112043682 gene encoding myosin-2 essential light chain isoform X1, with translation MCLTLTLTLTFDTDIDSLLERVSGLIAYLAKIKLLKYLYLNLVFFEEIKFKTMAGYSEDQLAEFQEAFQLFDSRGDGKIHVAQIGDALRALGQNPTESDVKKCTLHLKPDERISFEVFLPIYQAISKARSGDTANDFIEGLRHFDKDGNGFISSAELRHLLSTLGEKLSDDEVEQLLQGQEDSQGNINYENFVHLIMQG, from the exons ATGTGTTTGACGTTGACGTTGACGTTGACATTTGACACTGACATTGACAGTTTACTAGAGCGAGTCAGCGGACTTATTGCTTATTTGGCCAAAATTAAATTGTTgaaatacttatatttaaatcttgttttttttgaagaaattaaatttaaaacaatg GCTGGATATTCTGAAGATCAACTAGCGG AGTTCCAGGAGGCGTTCCAGCTGTTCGACTCGCGCGGCGACGGCAAGATCCACGTGGCGCAGATCGGAGACGCCCTGCGCGCGCTGGGGCAGAACCCCACCGAGTCAGATGTCAAAAAGTGCACCTTGCACCTGAAGCCCGACGAGAGGATTTCCTTTGAAGTGTTCCTGCCCATATATCAG GCTATATCGAAGGCTCGCAGCGGAGACACCGCCAACGACTTCATAGAAGGTCTGCGGCACTTCGACAAGGACGGCAACGGGTTCATCTCTTCGGCTGAGCTGCGCCACCTGCTGTCCACGCTGGGGGAGAAGCTGAGCGACGATGAG gtAGAGCAGCTGCTGCAGGGGCAGGAGGACTCCCAGGGAAACATCAACTACGAGAACTTCGTACACCTCATCATGCAGGGCTAG
- the LOC112043682 gene encoding myosin-2 essential light chain isoform X2: MFSYEPPTKLKLSSVEEFQEAFQLFDSRGDGKIHVAQIGDALRALGQNPTESDVKKCTLHLKPDERISFEVFLPIYQAISKARSGDTANDFIEGLRHFDKDGNGFISSAELRHLLSTLGEKLSDDEVEQLLQGQEDSQGNINYENFVHLIMQG; this comes from the exons ATGTTCTCCTACGAACCGCCCACCAAGCTCAAGCTCAGCTCCGTGGAAG AGTTCCAGGAGGCGTTCCAGCTGTTCGACTCGCGCGGCGACGGCAAGATCCACGTGGCGCAGATCGGAGACGCCCTGCGCGCGCTGGGGCAGAACCCCACCGAGTCAGATGTCAAAAAGTGCACCTTGCACCTGAAGCCCGACGAGAGGATTTCCTTTGAAGTGTTCCTGCCCATATATCAG GCTATATCGAAGGCTCGCAGCGGAGACACCGCCAACGACTTCATAGAAGGTCTGCGGCACTTCGACAAGGACGGCAACGGGTTCATCTCTTCGGCTGAGCTGCGCCACCTGCTGTCCACGCTGGGGGAGAAGCTGAGCGACGATGAG gtAGAGCAGCTGCTGCAGGGGCAGGAGGACTCCCAGGGAAACATCAACTACGAGAACTTCGTACACCTCATCATGCAGGGCTAG